TCCCCCTAGCAACTCTCTAACAATCAGTACAGGTAAAGTCAAACAACTGATCATTATAAAAGTATAGCGTGGTAGTGCATGTTGGAAGTCCTTAACTTCATGCTCCTTTGGAAAATAGTGGATTGCTCGGAATAATTACGTAGGATCGGATTACATAGGAGAACGTTTTCGTCAGAAACTACGGATTGCAGCACACAAAGATAATAATGCCTTTACACTGCACAAACATAGGTAAAAGTTACACCTTAAATGGACATTTTTGCTGAAGTATCACCTGACACCGACTCGACGGAGTCGGAGGTACACGCCGCCAAAACTCATCGCCACATTACTCTGAGTATCGTGGAGTTGAGAATTCTCAGCTGATATAGGTAAAGACATTCTTCACAAACAACCACAGACAAACTACCAGGGGTATTTATCTCATACCCTACTTGGTCCGGATCCTGCtggttctgttctacctgataattaattgcacccacctggtttCCCAGGTCTAAAATCAGTACCTGATTAGAAGggaacaatttaaaaaatgcagtggaactggcttcgcgGTTCAGAGATGAGTGTGAGGGCATATAGACGTTCCTCACCCGCTCCAGAAAACAGGCCCCTACTCCCTCTGGGGTCTCTAGGCAGCCCTCCAGGTCATGGAGGAACACCCTGTAGAACCCAAGAGGTCATGAGTCAGAGGTCAAAGACAGATAAGGTCAGTAGGTCGCACCCTAACCACACAGAGCAGcaaacaccatcaccacacaggCCCCTATCCAGCACTCCTCCATAGATAATGACTAGCCACCCACACATCCATGCCACTGAGCCCCCAGTGTTTGCCAGTTTCCTCTCTCGTTGGCATAATCAAACGCTTGTTAGAGCAACTGGCATTTAACACTAGTTAGAGAGGCTCTAATTGGCTTAGTCATCCAGTTTAGCCTTTCAGCCCAGCAGGGGAGCAATCCCAGCAGGCAGGATATATAGGAGGCAGACAGTTTATGTACAACTGTTTGAGTGGCTCTAACTCACACAGCTGGCTAGAGGGAACTGGCTAGTAGCTACTGTACTGGAGAGATGGTTGTTTTTTAGATGGAGCAGTAGTTCAAAGAGGTTATGATGATGCAATTACTGCTTTAATCTTACAGTTCTTTGAGACTCCAAAAGCCTATAGAAAACATGACCGACTTCTCACAAGTCAATGACAGTGCTGATCTTTCCTCTTAACTacaggagatatatatatatatatatatatatagatatagatatagatacacacagtgccttcggaaaggagtcagaccccttgactttttccacattttgttacaggtCTATTCTAAAACAAATATGATTTTTTAATCCTCAATCTACAtacaacatcccataatgacaaagtgaaaacaggtttttaggaatgtcagctaatgtattaaaaataaaaaacagaattaccttatttacataagtattcacaccctttactatgagacttgaaattgagttgaaattgagctcaggtgcatcctgtttccattcttgatgtttctacaatttgattggagtccacctgcataattgaaggtccccaagaacacagtggcctccataactcttaaatggaagaagtgcgaaaccaccaagactcttcctagagctggccccccggacaaactgagcaatcgggggggaattgccttgatcagggaggtgaccaaaaacccaatggtcattctgacagagctccagtgttcctctgtggagatgggagaaccttctagaaggacaatcaggcctttattgtagagtggccatacgaaagccactcctcagtaaaaggcacatgacagcccacttggagtttgccaaaaaggcacctaagactctcagaccatgagaaacaagattctctggtctgaagaaaccaagattgaactctttggactgaatgacaagcatcatgtctggaggaaatctgtcaCCGTCCtaacggtgaagcatggtattTTACCCCTATTTCgtcccaattttgtgatatccaattggtagttacagtcctgtcccattgctgcaactcccgtgcagactcgggagaggcgaaggtcgagagccacgcGTCCTACGAAACAGCACTGCTTTTTCGCTTAACACtgaagccagcctcaccaatgtgtcggaggaaacaccatacagctggcgaccaaagtcagcgtgcaggcacccggcccgccacaaggagtcactagagcgcaatgtgacaaggacatcccggccggccaaaccctcctctaacccggatgACGTTGGGCCAACTGTgtgtcgcctcatgggtctcccggtcacggccagctgcgacacagcctgggatcaaacctgggtctgtagtgatgtgTCTAGTtttgtgatgcagtgccttagaccgctgcaccactcgggaggcccagtttttttttttttataaattagaagaaaaaaaatctaaaaacctgtttttgcattgtcattatggagtattttgtaACTTTATGAGgaagaaaaacaattgaatcaattttagaataaggccgtaacatAAACAAAAtgttaagtcaaggggtctgaatactttccaaatgcactgtgtgtgtgtgtgtgtatgtatgtatgtatatgcgTGTGTGAGCATGCATGTTTGCCCTTCCCAACTGATGTTTCCTTGCCTGCTGTGGAAGTTGTAGATCTCAGGCATGTTGCCAAACAGGACGTTCCTCTTACTGCGCAGGATGGGGGGCAAGAGCCCCGCGAGGGCCGggttctccatctctcccctgtaACCCTACACAATACGCACATAATCAGAATACAAAACACACTGTAGTAATCCAGTAATAGCTGGGGAAAACGCTGCTGTGCTCTCACCAGCAACACTGACAGCAGCTCCTCCACATAGACCCTCTCTGTCTCAATCAGCTCCCTCATCACGTGACTGTGGAGACACAGGGCCAGAGGGCCTCGTTAGTATTCTGTCTGAACATAAGGAATCAGGAAGACCACAGCAGGAATATGTAGAGGATGAGAAGACAGACCGTTTGAGAAGGTCTGGGCTGTCCTCTCCTTCCAGGCTGGAGAGCAGGGAGCTCCTATTCTCCTGGTAGTCATGCATCACCTCGATCTGAGACGGCCAGGACATACAGACAACCATTTTAATGAAGCTTAATTAagctatttaactaggcaagtcagttaggaacggtgggttaactgccttgttcaggggcataatgacagatttttaccttgccagctctgggattcgatctagcaacctttctgttagtggcccaacgctctaaccactaggctacctgccgcccctacatgGAGGGAATCCACCTAATGCATTTTCAGTTGCCATAACATTCCCATCATACATGTCATCATCACAGCCACAGTGACGTGTGTGAACTGTTCTATACTAGACTTTCATCTTTCACGTCCTTCTTCGACCATCTCACCTTTCTGGAGGCGGGGCTTTTCCGGGACGTCCTCTTCCCAGGGAGTGACAGATCGAAGGAGAACTTCAAACCGTCGACACCTGCAACACACGACCTCTCAGCTGAACTCGATAACACTGTAGGTTTCTATGCTTTTGATGAAACACCAGACCCATCTGGCAACATGTTAACAATGCTAAGTATAGCATATGTCTCCACGTATGCTTTGATGAAGCCATGACGTGGTATACGGCAAAGTAGTTAACACGAACATCACCCGATAGAGCCATCATTACACTGAGTAGATGCTTGCAGCGATTTGACAATGATAGTAGGTTTGAAAGGTCCTGTGGGACCAGGTTGTCTGGTCTTTGACACCGGGGATGACTGTTGGTCCAGGGTTTACACTTGATACTTCTCTTCTGATGGACGGCTAGTTAATCATTGGTAATAAGCAGCTTGCAGTGGAACTCCAATACTACTATATCCTCTACGAACACATCACCCAAAGTACTGTCTGGTGTaaatggctgactgactgtatcCGTTTGATCACGTGCTCCTCACATACCCTAAGACCagcatgtgtgtgcgcgtgcacatTATCACACTAAATCAGAGCCAACACATTTATCTTCATCTCCCCACTTATAAAAGGGGTTTCCTTCTGTGTGTGAGAAACACACCCACACGTCGCACCTCATTATTAACTGGGTGCGGTATGGCTAGCTTTGTTCAGCCCTGCCTGGAGGCGAGTGGGAGATGAAAGGGTCTTTGCCGTACGTGGTTCATATACATTATTACCATACAGTACACAGCTAGCATAACGGCTAAACGAGTATCCCCCAAGGACTGATTATAGTGCTGGGCTCTAACAGCTAGCTTATTGGTAAAGGTGGACCGCTAACTGAGGTCGAGCACAAAGACCCTGAGCTTCCTCATTACTGGAGCCTGTGGTTTGCTGTTTTGATTACTGCTTTGTGGCCTGGAGGATGGTGTGTGAAGCCCTAGGCTGAAGACACAGACGACACCCAGTACCCAGGGGAGAGGGACGGCTGTCAGGCCAGAGGCCAGGGGAGGGCTGCATTCACAGGGCCTGGGGAAACAGCAGAGCCCTGGGTGGAGGCCTAGCGGAGCTGGATAATTAAAGTGTGCTGTAAGCCTCTATAACCCCAAACAGTCAACTGTAGTCTGATGTTCTTTAATCTACTGTGACAAATGCTAATGTACTGTATCAAGTGTGATTGAAtgtgtgtgattgagtgtgtgtgtgtgtgtgtgtggtgtgtgtatattcCACTGCCTCCTCTTACCATGTTTGGGGGAAAAGAGTGGGGACTTGGAGCGGGGCGGGCTCTCCGCCCTGGGGGCCACTAGTTGGATGGGACGGACGTGTTTATCAGCCAGCTTCCTCAGACAGACCTGCCTGTTGTGGATCATCTCCTGCACCACCGTGTGCTTCTCAAATGTTTCCCCTATCTGGACCTGGGGAGGATGGAAGAGGAGCTTAGGACATTCATATCGACCCAAAACCTGTATTGAGTGTTAGTTAAACAGCCGTTTATAGCCTTTATGCAGTCTTGAAGgttgcctgaaggtaccatgacCAGAAATGAATGCTTGTATAAGTCCTGTAATATTAGATATATTACGGGGTGATAGAAAACATTGAGAATGGATTATACACAGATGGGTCAGGAGAAACATTAAAGAGGGGGTTACTCTTTAAACCATCAGGCTGTTTGTCAATGAGAGACACTGGCTTGGTGTTGGACCTGTATCTCTGGGGTGAGGACAGACTCAAACTCCACGGCCAGAAGGTCAGGTCCTGAGCTGAGAAGAGACGGAGCCCCCTCCAGGAATCTATCCATGTCCTTCAAAGCAGCCTGCGCCCCCTCCTTAGACTGGAACTTATCCACCAGCTGCTGAGCCAACAGGTAGGCCCCATCGTCACACCAACTCTGGGCCTATGGAGGGGATAAGACAACGATGTCACACCGACCAGTCATATTCGGATATACGGTAGCACTTGACAGAGTATCAAGCATGGTTGTTTGTGTATGATGTTAGATTTGTACTCATCTGTGTGCAATagtgtaaacagtgtgtgtgtgtgtcctctaccTGGCCGAGGCGTAGCAGCAGCCGGTGGGCCCGGGAGAGGTGTGCGCGTTTCACTCTCAGAGCATTACTGAGCGTGTCACAGCGGTGACGTAGCTCGTTGCCGCGCTGCAAGATCAGGGCCATGGCATAGTGGTGACTGGCTGCCAGCTGGTGACCATGGAGGATGATGATCTGGGCACTGACCATCTCCTCCTAGCAACACAACCAGGACACCACAGTCAGTTACATACAACAAGACATGGCATACAGGAGGCCTACATACACACAGCATCACAACGGCAAATACACTTCAATCCGAGCTACACAACCAATTGTCACGGCCCCTCCTCTGCAGTGCAGGGGCcgttcctcctgcaggcagatgagggtcgttagtgattggagtcacctgggctcaaagtatcatcctcctcctcctttgcatagttttcactcagtcattcacacacacagattcatgcatccctgcactttacatacaccttacattatgatactttcacacctcattcctttttctttgtttaaagttaatagttttgGTTTACAATAAAGAACCATTTTGATTGGCCTATACCTGTTGTTCGCGtcccctcatttttgccacaggctatgagccggCCTGTGACACAATGCTATTACCAAAAGCACGAGTCCCTGAGAAGACAATCTCTGCCAaccacagtatacagtatgtgtaaccCTGGTCCATTGATCTGATCAGGGAAGTGTCCCCTAGTAAACACTGACCTGTGCGTGAGCCTCCAGGATGTCCAGGTCTCTGAGTGTCTGCTCTGTCTGAGTCAGCTTCTCCCCTGACgatgacatctctctctcctgggaTGCCAGATGCTCCAGAGACAACTCCATCtgacaacgagagagagaaagatattagTTAGAGACGTATACCCCTCCCAAATTCAAAACGTCCCATCCGATCTCAAATTGAACTGTACACCACGTGTCCTACTTGTTCTAAGAGTTGCCTCTCGACAATGAATCAACCATCATCAATCATGCAATTGATCAGTCTCACCTCCTGGAAGCGATGTTCGTATCTGAGCAGCTGTAAGTACTGTTGCAGTTTTAGATGATGCTTCTCAAAGAAGCCGTCAAAGGCTGACTCCATGCCCCTCAGCTGAGCTAGTAGCCTGAAGACCAGAGACAGAGGTTATAATCAAAaaatgacctttatttaactaggcaagcctcCCCTATCCCGGACGATGcagtgccaattgtgcgccgccctatgggactcccaatcatagccaattgtgatacagcccgggtttgaaccagggtctgtagtgacacctctaacactgagatgcagtgccttagaccgctccgccactcaggagccccatgGCCACTCTTTAGGCAGACCGTAGCATGATTATCTCTGAGGttatataaacacacacctcTGCACAGTCTCCCAGTCCAGCCTGACATCCCAAAGTGaatcctcctctctccccgaGGCCTCCAGGCTAGCCAGCAGGTGACGACCCTCCTTTGATACTGACCGTATCGCTTCCTGTACAAGACAGACAAAATGGTTATAAAATATCAGGGTGAACATGTAGACTGGCTGTCAGTTAGTCTGCCACTGATATAGAATTGTAACATATTATGATAGAGTCTAGTGTAAAACAGAGTGATAGAGGACTCATCATAGATAAAACCcattttagcatggacattgccattgagggcttcctcCATTTTAaggtagtcaactgggtggggatttcTATGAGTTGGGAGCAAATCAGCCAATGAAGAACGGGAAAATCTATTACTTCAATAGCACTGCCCACAGACGGTATAacggcacagatacaaagatgagtcctctaccTCTATGGTGTAAAAAGGGTTGCAGTATACCTTGAGTTTCCTGTACTTGTCAGTGTGGGTTGAGAGGAGGCGCATGATGGCGGTGCCCTCAGCTGGCAGTTTGGTCTCAGCCAGCTCTGTGCCAAACGCCTGCAGCATCTGAGCTATGTCCTTAACTGTCACCGCAAAGCTCTCTATGGCCTGGAGGGGAGCCAGAgagcatgagcacacacacacacacacacagggaagtcATCACAGTGTTTCTAAATGTATACTCTGATGTCATCACTCAGAACTGTGAAAACATACAGGCCAAGTTTGAATGTGTCTCTCTGCATCAGATATGTTGTAACAGAAGTGTTGGGGGTTCTGAGTGGCTGCATGGCGGGTGCTATGTAAGTGTAAAGTATGTACTGTTCTTAGAACGATCCAGTCACTGTGGCAGTAGTCCAGGGTTCCACCAAACTCAGAGGTCAGTTGGTTCTCATCAACGTATCTCAGTAGGTCTGTCACAGAGCTCAGCATCACCACCTAATAAAGGAGAGCTACAATAAGCTGCACATGATCGACTGTGTGTAGTACTACGCACGCTTCTTCAAACATGAGATGCCAATGCCGTGTGGTGAAGTGTTGGATTTGGCCTCTGATCTGCCTTACTGGCATCTTGAGCATGAAGTCCTCCTGGCTGAAACGGAAGCCCAGGTCTGTGACGGTGCGCTGGAAGAAGCTGGTGGGTCTCAGCACCAGCACCAGGTGGAGGTTCCCAGGGAAggaggcctggagatggagagggacacaATCACACCCCCGGGGTTGGACAGTGAGCTCTGACCTTTGACAATTCCTGGACCATGTCTTTACCCAACACTACGCCAGAGTCTGTTCACACTTCTGGATGCATAGAGGGATAGGCATTTGCCAGCATCTGTCACTGACAGGACATATTGACTGCACTAACAAGCAATCATCCGCAGTCAGACAAAACAGGCTCCCCCACTGTCAATCAGATAAGGAAAGCCAGACATATCCTGCTAGCTAGTGCCTATCACAGGTGTATTAAAGTTGCAGTCAATATCAAATGGATTCACTAAACAAGAGCAGATAGTAGGTAGTCTGTATTTTTTTAGGGATGAGGTGATTTTCGGAGTGATTTCCAGCGTCAGATCACAAGTAAAGCAGTAGGCTAAGGATGACAATCTGATGAGCTAAATTTGAAATAATGCTCACAACCATTTTCCTCACACGACTGCGGTGGTGAAGGTCTGCTAACTAACAAATGGGTTTGGTTCAATTGAAGTTGCCAGCTGTTAAAGCGTGAACATGTGCAGCACAGAACATCGACATTAAACAGTGGGAAATTGATTATTCCCCCAAAAGACCGATGCATTCGGTTATAGAGCTCTTTGACATTCATTTGTCCTATCTAAATCTAGCTTCAGGCTACCGCAAACATAAACTCTGCCCTTCAAGCTCAACATGCTAGAAAAAATAGAACTGCTCGGTTTGCATTCATATAAGCAAGTTATCTTTCTCGGTCTCACTGCATCAACCGTATGACTAAACTCAAATCAGGCTCTGCACCGCAGTGCTACGCTTAGCAAGCTGATGTCAGTGACCGATGCCGCATTCACTCTGCCCACCCAAACTCAAGCACAACTATTTTAGCACGTAATCAAACTATGTAATAATCGCGTTACCGGGCTCTTCCGTGTCCTGTGCAATCCTCGGCGCTGGTAACTCTCAGCCATCGTGTTAACAGCCATTTATGCGATAACGCTAAAACCTCGCCCGTTCCGTCGCTAACAAATTGGTGCCAAGTTACTTGGCCCCTCTACTCCGCTGCATCAACGTTGCTGCCACGAGGAGGGTGGCAGCGCTGTCTGCAAGCTCTCCCTTCCTCTAACCTTCTCGACTTCCCGCTCTCCCTCATTTTCCGCCGAAATATAGCGTCATCAGGTAAATATCCAAGTAGCGGAGTGCTGGCTCTGTATTTTGATTCCCTCACGACGGGACTTCATTTTCATACAGTGAATACAGAACAATTTATTAAGAAAATGATGTATGCGCAATAATAAACGGTGACAAAACAACTGCAGTATTTTAATGAAAACCGCACAAGAGACCATCCCAAAACAGCAGGAACTGAGTGGGGataattcagcaccatggacaactCCCCAATCTGACGTCGTCTGATAGTATTGATATTCggaagttttttttcttccacaGCAGCAAATCATCCGTTCTTTAGTAGGATAGGGCCAGGCCTAAACTAGTATCGTTACCATACTTCCACAGTAGATTTGATTTGGTTTCCGACCTTTCTTGATTTCTttaaaaagtattattatttAGTGTACTTGTTTGACGTGTTACTGCATTATTAAGAGCTAGTAACATAGGAATTTCGCAGCCCCCTACAATAAGATCTGATAaactgtgtatgcgaccaataacgtTTGATTTCATTTCCACATGCACGAGAGTGCATGTATGCACGCGAAAAAAATGCCATGACTTTAACTTGCTCACCGCAATTCGGGCAAGTGCTGTTTTGATAGAGGTCCATGTATCCAGTCTTCTGTCTAAAATGATGATGAATTTTACACCTGGCTGTCTTGCTCTGCAAACACAAGAACCAAAAGTATTTGAACACATGTACCTTTCACTGAACAAATGTATACTTTTACTGATAAAATGTACAGGTATAGTACCTAAAAACTCTGATAATATGCTAAATTCATTTGACAACAAATTATATTTTTTGGTAAAGAAGGAAGGACTGCAGAGTGAATACATTAGATATGTTTACAGGGACATTCATCGACTCTTGTGACCTGCACTCATCCAATGATATGATCCCTCCTCCCCAGGGTATACCTGCTCTGAGCTGGCACAGAGGACATCACTAGGGCATCGAAATAGATGATAGGATATGGAGCATCTAGTGCCATCTGTGCAAAGAATTCTAACTCTGGACTAAAGCAGGCACACACTGCACTGCAGAGAACGAGAGAGttgtgagaagagagagggagggctacAGAGATGAATATTAGGAGGGAGTGTAGTAATATGGTGGTTCACCCACCGAGGTATGAGGGTGAGGTATGTTAAGACTTTGGCTAAAGATTCCTCCGGAATGTCGCTGAAAGCCGAGTATTCTGGGAGGGTCACGATCACGCTAGAGTCCTCACCACGCCCCCCTGCGAAGAAAAAATTATTTTCATATGAACAATCACACTCAACAATGTGTTAAACAAGGATATTACGTTCTTTGTGGACGCCTCATTCAAATAGTTGACGGTCAGAGGTTATGAACCCTCAGTAGTGGGACAAGACTAAGTAAAGagcccccacctgacaggtaggCCACCTGCTTCTCAATGTAGCCGTCCACCTCCTTCATACTCATAGAGACTGACACTTCTGTGGgaaggggagtgggggggggggaagagagagagattagaataACAGGTCCCAATGAGGCCTCTTTCAACCTGTCACACAGTGGTTATCATTCATAACTTGTCCCATAAGAATGATGAAATAGCAGAGAGAAATACTGCCACCCAGTGGTCATATGTAAAACAACATTGCAGTAGTAAGAAAGGTATCAGACTCAGCTGTTTGGTTCAAGTCAGTCAATCGTTCTGAGGTGGGTCTGGACCCCTTCTATCCACTGTGTCATCCAGGCTAGAACAGCAGGAGGCAGTCACTATACCTCTCCATAACCTTCTCTCGTCACCAGGTGAGGCAGCAGGAGGTCATATACTGTTTACActacaggaggctggtggcacctaaattggggaggacgggctcttgGTAATGGCTGGTGTGGAATGGCATCGAACACATggtatgagctgtcctcccctcaccagcctcctgtggtgtacACCAAGCTGTGGTGGCAGGCAGCACTGACTCACTCCTCATTCCACAATGTTGAAAGGACTCTACACTGCATGTAACATAAATATACAATGATATAGTGGGATGATTGAAGCCACACTGAAGACTCCACTATCAGTTTAAACTCCACTATCAGGCATTATATAACTCTAAAGTAAAAGTCGTATATAGTCATGTATAATGCTCTGTGGTCGACTAGTTTATGCAACCGATCACTTGATTCACATACACTCAGTCTCCTTGTGAATAATACACAGTATTAGTAAATCTGAATAGGATTTCATACACGCAGAGAGATGCagtataaggagagagagaggagttgtgtagggagagtgagaaagagagatatgcagggtagagagagagagagaaagaggggggagaccgtgtcgagagagggagagtgtgtccTTTTCCACATCGATGTCGTCGGGGGTAACAGTGTCTGGTGGGGAGTCAGCGAGTGGAGGGGTAATGAGCTGTGCAGATCTCTGGCTTGAGTGTATCAGAGAGCTTGGAAAGGCAACATGTAGTACTCATAGGCAGTTTCTAAATAGTTCATGGGGGGTAGATAGTGGATGTACTCCTGGACACACTGCATCTCTTGTACAGCTGACATCCACAATGTCTACTATGCAGCTTCACAACCAATGATTTTGTCATCCCTTAATGCGGCACAGCATATGACAGAAGATGCCATTTGTGACTGTAATTTAGAGGCAATCTAATGAGAAAAGGTGAAATATCCTTGTCAGGCTACCTATCCATATCGCTCCAGCAAAACGCCACGCCTGCTCTTCTCCACGATGGGTCTGGATTTTCCCCCCTCCCCAACGTCTTTTGGAACGCAAACACATTCTGAACGTTCTGATTGGTCCCTGAAaacgatgggttgggccagagccagccTACATGATGACGTTATCCACTTTGATTGGTTAGATTCGTTAGAGACGATCCAATCGCTGATGAATTTGTTTTGTACAATGCCCCTCATTTTGACGTCACACAAATGAGTTCCAGGATGGCAGATTTAGACAATGTATGTCGCAATCGATAGAGCAGCGGAATTAAATTCAGAATGAGTCGTCAGGCAAGTAATATCCGGCAACCAGATACAGTGAATtctgaaagtaatcagaccccatgactttttctacattttgttacgttacagtcttattctaaaaatgagAATAATAATCATcacactacacacaatacctcataatgacaaagagaaaacaggttttaaaatgttgaaaatgtattaaatataaaaaaaaga
Above is a genomic segment from Oncorhynchus kisutch isolate 150728-3 linkage group LG19, Okis_V2, whole genome shotgun sequence containing:
- the LOC109910148 gene encoding proto-oncogene DBL isoform X3, whose translation is MGPVSLQVETEQEQKPEREMDCYHSLLQAGSQLENTLQQVSVSMSMKEVDGYIEKQVAYLSGGRGEDSSVIVTLPEYSAFSDIPEESLAKVLTYLTLIPRARQPGVKFIIILDRRLDTWTSIKTALARIAASFPGNLHLVLVLRPTSFFQRTVTDLGFRFSQEDFMLKMPVVMLSSVTDLLRYVDENQLTSEFGGTLDYCHSDWIVLRTAIESFAVTVKDIAQMLQAFGTELAETKLPAEGTAIMRLLSTHTDKYRKLKEAIRSVSKEGRHLLASLEASGREEDSLWDVRLDWETVQRLLAQLRGMESAFDGFFEKHHLKLQQYLQLLRYEHRFQEMELSLEHLASQEREMSSSGEKLTQTEQTLRDLDILEAHAQEEMVSAQIIILHGHQLAASHHYAMALILQRGNELRHRCDTLSNALRVKRAHLSRAHRLLLRLGQAQSWCDDGAYLLAQQLVDKFQSKEGAQAALKDMDRFLEGAPSLLSSGPDLLAVEFESVLTPEIQVQIGETFEKHTVVQEMIHNRQVCLRKLADKHVRPIQLVAPRAESPPRSKSPLFSPKHGVDGLKFSFDLSLPGKRTSRKSPASRKIEVMHDYQENRSSLLSSLEGEDSPDLLKRHVMRELIETERVYVEELLSVLLGYRGEMENPALAGLLPPILRSKRNVLFGNMPEIYNFHSRVFLHDLEGCLETPEGVGACFLERKENFKVYECYCQNKPRSESLWRQYSDCAFFQECQKKLEHKLGLDSYLLKPVQRLTKYQLLLKELLKYSAGGCEGTSELQAALAAMLHLLKSVNDSMHQIAITGYQGELCDLGRVLMQGSFSVWISHKKGPTRMKELARFKPTQRHLFLYERALLFCKCREEHGEGADKTPSYSFKHCLKMSAVGITENVKGDVKKFEIWYSGREEVYAVQAPTVEVKTAWLGELRRILTNQQKLLKDERCVDIQMPDHIRRSPPMSERGVRPSGGAHTGCLSGLDFVSLSSDVFVCLRSRNPRPRSPRQRPRPRPPNRPRPQRH
- the LOC109910148 gene encoding proto-oncogene DBL isoform X4 codes for the protein MGPVSLQVETEQEQKPEREMDCYHSLLQAGSQLENTLQQVSVSMSMKEVDGYIEKQVAYLSGGRGEDSSVIVTLPEYSAFSDIPEESLAKVLTYLTLIPRARQPGVKFIIILDRRLDTWTSIKTALARIAASFPGNLHLVLVLRPTSFFQRTVTDLGFRFSQEDFMLKMPVVMLSSVTDLLRYVDENQLTSEFGGTLDYCHSDWIVLRTAIESFAVTVKDIAQMLQAFGTELAETKLPAEGTAIMRLLSTHTDKYRKLKEAIRSVSKEGRHLLASLEASGREEDSLWDVRLDWETVQRLLAQLRGMESAFDGFFEKHHLKLQQYLQLLRYEHRFQEMELSLEHLASQEREMSSSGEKLTQTEQTLRDLDILEAHAQEEMVSAQIIILHGHQLAASHHYAMALILQRGNELRHRCDTLSNALRVKRAHLSRAHRLLLRLGQAQSWCDDGAYLLAQQLVDKFQSKEGAQAALKDMDRFLEGAPSLLSSGPDLLAVEFESVLTPEIQVQIGETFEKHTVVQEMIHNRQVCLRKLADKHVRPIQLVAPRAESPPRSKSPLFSPKHGVDGLKFSFDLSLPGKRTSRKSPASRKIEVMHDYQENRSSLLSSLEGEDSPDLLKRHVMRELIETERVYVEELLSVLLGYRGEMENPALAGLLPPILRSKRNVLFGNMPEIYNFHSRVFLHDLEGCLETPEGVGACFLERKENFKVYECYCQNKPRSESLWRQYSDCAFFQECQKKLEHKLGLDSYLLKPVQRLTKYQLLLKELLKYSAGGCEGTSELQAALAAMLHLLKSVNDSMHQIAITGYQGELCDLGRVLMQGSFSVWISHKKGPTRMKELARFKPTQRHLFLYERALLFCKCREEHGEGADKTPSYSFKHCLKMSAVGITENVKGDVKKFEIWYSGREEVYAVQAPTVEVKTAWLGELRRILTNQQKLLKDERCVDIQMPDHIRRSPPMSERRLHSAHTFTRRTFPHVF
- the LOC109910148 gene encoding proto-oncogene DBL isoform X2 gives rise to the protein MGPVSLQVETEQEQKPEREMDCYHSLLQAGSQLENTLQQVSVSMSMKEVDGYIEKQVAYLSGGRGEDSSVIVTLPEYSAFSDIPEESLAKVLTYLTLIPRARQPGVKFIIILDRRLDTWTSIKTALARIAASFPGNLHLVLVLRPTSFFQRTVTDLGFRFSQEDFMLKMPVVMLSSVTDLLRYVDENQLTSEFGGTLDYCHSDWIVLRTAIESFAVTVKDIAQMLQAFGTELAETKLPAEGTAIMRLLSTHTDKYRKLKEAIRSVSKEGRHLLASLEASGREEDSLWDVRLDWETVQRLLAQLRGMESAFDGFFEKHHLKLQQYLQLLRYEHRFQEMELSLEHLASQEREMSSSGEKLTQTEQTLRDLDILEAHAQEEMVSAQIIILHGHQLAASHHYAMALILQRGNELRHRCDTLSNALRVKRAHLSRAHRLLLRLGQAQSWCDDGAYLLAQQLVDKFQSKEGAQAALKDMDRFLEGAPSLLSSGPDLLAVEFESVLTPEIQVQIGETFEKHTVVQEMIHNRQVCLRKLADKHVRPIQLVAPRAESPPRSKSPLFSPKHGVDGLKFSFDLSLPGKRTSRKSPASRKIEVMHDYQENRSSLLSSLEGEDSPDLLKRHVMRELIETERVYVEELLSVLLGYRGEMENPALAGLLPPILRSKRNVLFGNMPEIYNFHSRVFLHDLEGCLETPEGVGACFLERKENFKVYECYCQNKPRSESLWRQYSDCAFFQECQKKLEHKLGLDSYLLKPVQRLTKYQLLLKELLKYSAGGCEGTSELQAALAAMLHLLKSVNDSMHQIAITGYQGELCDLGRVLMQGSFSVWISHKKGPTRMKELARFKPTQRHLFLYERALLFCKCREEHGEGADKTPSYSFKHCLKMSAVGITENVKGDVKKFEIWYSGREEVYAVQAPTVEVKTAWLGELRRILTNQQKLLKDERCVDIQMPDHIRRSPPMSESKQQRASFSSEDTVREEQSRPTVPLPKSPAQPTQRARHASHNGHLSGSGGVGWRSGPLSPVRHRGGGHCSAGSRQI